GTAGAAGACCAGCACCAGCGGGCGGCCCTTGGCCTCCTCGAGGTGGTACTCGCGGCGCTCGGCGAGGTCCTCCGTCAGGAGCAGGCCGGGCAGGGTGAAGGACGGCGCGGAGGCTCCGACCTCGGGCGGCTTGGCCATGGAACTTCCTTCCGGGACGGGGCCGGTGACTCGGTTACCGGGCGGTACCCATGGCACTGTACTTGCTCCCGACGGCAGCCGTCAGCGGCGCGGGCCGTACATGATGACCGCCACGCCGGCCAGGCAGATCGCCGCGCCGAGCAGGTCGGAGCGGGTCGGCCGGAAGCCGTCCACGGCCATCCCCCAGAGCAGGGAGCCCGCCACGAAGACCCCGCCGTAGGCGGCCAGCACGCGGCCGAAGTTGGAGTCGGACTGCAGGGCGGCGACGAAGCCGTACCCGCCGAGCACCACGATCCCGAGACCGGCCAGCCACCAGGGGCGGGCCTCCCGGACGCTCTGCCAGATCAGCCAGCAGCCGCCGATCTCGGCGACGGCGGCGACGGCGAACAGGGCGACGGAGCGCAGCACGGTCATGCGGGCGAGCCTAGTGATCGCCGGACGGTGCGGACACGCTGGTTACGATGGGCCGGGCCGCGCCGGGTGGGTGCGGGAGATCGGAACGGGGACCTGATGCCGCATCCGCTGGACAACCCGGTCACGGCGTCGCTGG
This genomic interval from Kitasatospora gansuensis contains the following:
- a CDS encoding YnfA family protein, coding for MTVLRSVALFAVAAVAEIGGCWLIWQSVREARPWWLAGLGIVVLGGYGFVAALQSDSNFGRVLAAYGGVFVAGSLLWGMAVDGFRPTRSDLLGAAICLAGVAVIMYGPRR